TACGTCAAAAGGCCTGGTCGTAACTTTTTTTTCGCGCGCGTGCCGCGCGGTGGACACCTTGCCGCGTCGCCCGGCGAGGTGAGAATCGTAGCGAGCGGGTGTTCGGCGAACGGTTGCCGACTCAGCCGGGATCGCCTGGGCGCGCGGCCGCGCGAAGTGGCCCGCTCGACCGCGGAAACCCCGCCGAAATCCCCGGCGCGACCTGCGGAAGATAGGTTTTAAGTGTGGTGGCGATCCTATTATCGAACGCGAAACCATCGGCGCATTTAATCGGGCGCAGCCGTGCTGAAGCCATCCGCGGTGGCGCATGCTATTCGTGGGACACTGGTAACTGCCCTAATTTTGGCGCCGTTGAAGGCGGATGCCCGGCATCGCCTTGTGACGTTGCACCGATCGACGACGGTAGCGATACAATGGGCTACTGGTGCGGCGTTTCACAGGTTTACTCGCTTGACGGGAACATGCAGAGCATGCTAACCGCATTTGACGATATTTTTCCGGGCAATACAGATTGGGATCCGGCGCCTCCCTTTTTGTGCGGCAACTTTTATGCTTGCAACCAGACCCCGCCAACCGCGACAAGCACCAGTTGCCAACCCGACCCGCTTGGCATAGCGATGATGTGTGCCAACAACGGAACCGTTACCCCCTATACCATGAATACGTTCGACCCCGATGGGTTCTCGCCAACATGCAACATTGGCATTGCACGCCTCCAACGGTTGGACAAACGTACTCTTGCTGTCGCGCGCGCGAACGGCATTTTCTTTACATTGGCCCCCACGCTGGATTGATCGGGAGAGACGAAAATGGTTTGCAGCCGCCGCAGGCGACTAGTACTAGTAGTGTGTGTGTGTCTCGCCGTTTGCCTGTCTGCGCGGCCAGCCAGGGCGGATTCGCGGGATCGCACCGAGCGAGTCAAGTTTCTAATGACGGGATTGCGCGACGGCCGTGAACGCCTTCGGCAAGGTATTGTGCGCATCCGCGGTTCCAAATTCGAGCATGCCTACAGGCAGGAGCCGCTGCGCGGCGAGGTCACACAATTCTACGCGTTTGACTACGACGCGCTGCTGCTGCGCTACGAACGCGCGGAGCCACGCCGATCGTTTGTGCCGACGGAGGCCAAACCTGGCGACAAGCCGAGCATGCCTCGAATCGGTGTTACGCCAACCGAAGATCTGGTGACGAATAGGATCTACTACCGACGTCCCGGCCTTAGCGTGCAGTATATGACCGGCGGAAACAAGATCGCGATTAACGCTGAGGATGCAAGTCGCCCGATATGCTCCGCGTTCGACGTCCGCGCAGTCGGCCTGCTTTACTTGCAGAGTTACCACCGCCAGAACACATTTGAAGAGATTTTCGAGAGCTTTAATAGGTACGCGGCCGACGAGCTAGTTGACGAGGGGAACGGTGTTTTCCGCGTTCAGTGGACCATTGGTACCGGCGATTCTTTTCCGCATCACCGCCGCACGCTATGGATCGATCGCGCCAAAGGCTTTAGCCCAATCAGGCTTGAACTACGGGAGCATCCTTACGGAGTGCCGCCCACGGAGCCGTGGGGAGAGCCTTATTGCAAAAGCGAAGCGACATGGGCCGAGGTATCGGGCGTCTGGGTGCCCGAGACGTTCCGTATTTCGGACGGCCCCGACGATCCGAACCGCGATGCTGCCCATCGCATGTCGAGCCGGTTTGAGCACAAGTTTGAGTGGGAGTCCGTCAATGAGCTACTGCCCGACGCATTGTTTGAGGTCGATTCACTCAATCCGCCCGAAGGCTGCCTCGTTGTCGACTGGCGTGGGCAGCGGCCTGTGGTGGAACGTGTCATAGGAGCGCCGAATTCACCAATAGTTGGAGAACTGCCTAGCAGAACCCGCGAACAGCCGCCGCCTCCGGTGGCGGGCCTGACAAAGTGGTTTTTTATAGTTAACGTCATACTGCTGGCGGCGGTGGCACTCGTTGTAGGTCTGCGAATGCTGACACGCCGCGCCGGCAGGCGGGGGTAGGCGACGACGGAGGCCCGCGTGGGGCACCAGAAAAAGGCGCGGGCGTGGAACGAGCAGGGAAAAGCGCCATGAGCGTGTCCGTGTCGCACAGATGCGTTCTTGCGATATTGTGCGGTATGCACTTGGTGCTTCTTATCGGGGCGGCGACAAGCGAGGGCCCGACGCGACCGGAGCCCGCCCATCTTGCCGCGGGCAACAGCCATTGGCGGTTCGCCGACTTCAGCCTCTATCGCGTCAACCCACCGCTGGTCCGCATGGTTGCGGCGCTGCCAGTTCTTCTGGCCGGCACAAGAGACGACTGGTCGTCGTTCAGCACGTCGTCCAATTCGCGAGCGGAGTTTGCCGTCGGCAGAGACTTTGTCGCGGCCAATGGTCCGCGAACGCTGAGGCTCATGATTCTGGCGCGAATGGCTTGCATCCCTTTTTGCCTCGTCGGCGCTTACATCTGCTATTGCTGGGGAGCGAGCTCTACGGCGGCACGCCGGGATTGGTTGCGACGGCGCTTTGGTGTTTTTGCCCAATCGTATTGGGGCACGGAGCGCTCGTCACGCCGGATGTGGCGGCCGCCAGCATGGGCGTCGCCGCATGCTATCTGTTTTGGCGCTGGCTGGGCGAGCCGACGTGGTCTTGGGCTCTCGCGGCCGGTGGGGGACTGGGCCTGGCGGAGTTGACCAAGTTCACCTGGCTGATTCTGTTCGCGGCCTGGCCGCTGACCGCCCTGATTGTAGCAGCGATCCGGTCTTTCAGCGGGTTGCGGGCCGCCGGCAAAAGCCCAACCGACGCCGCGATGATTGCGACGTTTCAGCGGCCGGTTTCGACGGCGGCGCAGCTCGCAGCAATGTTATCGCTGGCCGTGTTCGTCATCAACGTCGGCTATGGATTCAGCGGCTCGTGTGGGCGCCTTGGCGATCAGCGTTTCGTCAGCCGTCTGTTCAAGGGTTCGGAGGAAGGCCGCGACGAGCGCGATTACGGCCGCCATAACCGTTTCGCGGGCACCTGGCTGAAGTCGGCGCGCATTCCACTGCCGGGCGATTACGTGCTCGGCATCGACGTGCAGCGGCGCGACTTCGAAGCCGCCATGCCGACGTTCTTCCGCGGCGCTTGGCGCGAGTCGGCGCCCTGGTACGCATACTTATACGG
This region of Pirellulales bacterium genomic DNA includes:
- a CDS encoding glycosyltransferase family 39 protein, coding for MPRRRLHLLLLGSELYGGTPGLVATALWCFCPIVLGHGALVTPDVAAASMGVAACYLFWRWLGEPTWSWALAAGGGLGLAELTKFTWLILFAAWPLTALIVAAIRSFSGLRAAGKSPTDAAMIATFQRPVSTAAQLAAMLSLAVFVINVGYGFSGSCGRLGDQRFVSRLFKGSEEGRDERDYGRHNRFAGTWLKSARIPLPGDYVLGIDVQRRDFEAAMPTFFRGAWRESAPWYAYLYGLAIKLPLGTLCVLILAAVDRLVRRGGARDEFVLLFPALVLLAVACGHTGLNSQVRYVLPALPFLFIWAAKSARGFAVGRRRIAWLAAFALAWSVAATLYNHPHHLSYFNELCRWPRTAPPPLLDSNLDWGQDLVYLREWSKRHPETRPLRVACYASFEPADLGIDCLPAADVCDGQPGENQPPGGWYALSLGELWGRGGRFAYFRRLEPVAVVGTTIHIYHLTRDEK